A part of Micromonospora chersina genomic DNA contains:
- the rpmG gene encoding 50S ribosomal protein L33: MAKATDVRPKITLACVECKERNYITRKNRRNDPDRIELKKFCPRDGKHTIHRETR, translated from the coding sequence GTGGCGAAGGCGACCGATGTCCGGCCGAAGATCACTTTGGCGTGTGTGGAGTGCAAGGAGCGCAACTACATCACGCGCAAGAACCGCCGTAACGACCCGGACCGCATCGAGCTGAAGAAGTTCTGCCCCCGGGATGGCAAGCACACCATCCACCGCGAGACCCGCTGA
- a CDS encoding MaoC family dehydratase N-terminal domain-containing protein yields MSLDPSFVGRTYPPTAPYQVGREKIREFATAIGATDPAHHDPAAARALGHPDVVAPPTFPVIVTMAASRQIVEDPALGVDYSRVVHGDQRFAYTRPVVAGDELVCVNTIEEVTNRGGHGFLTTRTDVSTVAGEPVVAVWSKIVVRGEA; encoded by the coding sequence ATGTCCCTGGACCCGTCCTTCGTCGGCCGGACCTATCCGCCGACCGCCCCCTACCAGGTGGGCCGAGAAAAGATCCGCGAGTTCGCCACCGCCATCGGAGCGACCGACCCGGCGCATCACGACCCGGCGGCCGCCCGGGCGCTCGGCCACCCCGACGTGGTGGCCCCGCCGACCTTCCCGGTGATTGTGACCATGGCCGCCAGCCGGCAGATCGTCGAGGACCCGGCGCTGGGCGTCGACTACAGCCGGGTGGTGCACGGCGACCAGCGCTTCGCGTACACCCGGCCGGTGGTGGCCGGGGACGAGCTGGTCTGCGTGAACACCATCGAGGAGGTCACCAACCGGGGCGGGCACGGCTTCCTGACCACCCGCACCGACGTGAGCACCGTCGCCGGCGAGCCGGTGGTGGCCGTGTGGTCCAAGATCGTCGTACGCGGGGAGGCCTGA
- a CDS encoding MaoC family dehydratase — MELPTQTFRVTRADLVRYAGASGDFNPIHWSDRTATKVGLPGVIAHGMFTMALVGRAVTTWAGAPDAVVDFNVRFTRPVVVPDTDEGAEVEVSAVVKEVTDDGLTRLDITATCLGEKVLSQARATVRTPR; from the coding sequence ATGGAGCTGCCCACCCAGACGTTCCGGGTGACCCGCGCGGACCTGGTCCGCTACGCGGGCGCCTCGGGCGACTTCAACCCGATCCACTGGAGCGACCGGACCGCCACGAAGGTCGGCCTGCCCGGGGTGATCGCCCACGGCATGTTCACCATGGCCCTGGTCGGCCGGGCGGTGACCACCTGGGCCGGCGCGCCGGACGCGGTGGTCGACTTCAACGTCCGCTTCACCCGGCCGGTGGTCGTGCCGGACACCGACGAGGGCGCCGAGGTCGAGGTCTCCGCGGTGGTCAAGGAGGTCACGGATGACGGCCTGACCAGGCTCGACATCACCGCGACCTGCCTGGGGGAGAAGGTGCTGTCGCAGGCTCGCGCGACCGTCCGGACGCCTCGCTGA
- the secE gene encoding preprotein translocase subunit SecE produces MAESKRRGEDAGDERLDDDATVDGVADDDATDADEPVSRGGTATRKRARADSTEGRKTRRDTERIGLFARIARFFREVVAELRKVIWPTRKELLTYTAVVVTFVAVMLAIVAGLDYGFAKAVLWVFGNPS; encoded by the coding sequence GTGGCCGAGAGCAAGCGGCGCGGCGAGGACGCCGGCGACGAGCGTCTGGACGACGACGCGACCGTCGACGGTGTGGCCGACGACGACGCCACCGACGCGGACGAGCCTGTCTCCCGGGGCGGCACCGCCACGCGCAAGCGGGCCCGCGCCGATTCCACCGAGGGGCGGAAGACCCGCAGGGACACCGAGCGGATCGGGCTGTTCGCCCGCATCGCGCGGTTCTTCCGCGAGGTCGTGGCCGAGCTGCGTAAGGTCATCTGGCCGACCCGCAAGGAGCTGCTGACCTACACGGCCGTGGTGGTCACCTTCGTCGCGGTGATGTTGGCGATCGTGGCCGGCCTGGACTACGGCTTCGCGAAGGCGGT